A stretch of DNA from Salvelinus sp. IW2-2015 linkage group LG20, ASM291031v2, whole genome shotgun sequence:
AAGTGTTGTTCAAGGGTTGTTCATTTTATGATCAGTACATGGACCAGAGTAACATTAAGCCTTATAGCCATGAAGAATATGACAACACTTTGATCTAATCTGAATTATTGCAAGTATTCAATGTATAGGTGGAGCTCAGTTTGAGTATCATATAAATCTCCATAAAGTCTCCAAATCACAAAACATTTTGGATTTTTGTAAAGAAAATAGACTAAAACGTTACGATTTCAGCACCACGTTCTATCAAACTCAATTTTTCCTCATGCAAAACAAACTCACACTAGAATAGATAAAAAGGCAGCCCGCATATATACAACTTTCTatggcatgtactgtatataattaaGCATTTTGCAAAGGCTCACCCTTCTTATCGGCTTGTCGATCAAATTTGGTTCGTTCCAAAGACCCATATTGTTTGAAGGATTTTCGCTCCTTTTCCATTTCTTCGGTTTGAACGACTTCAGGATTGATAATGATAAATCAGTAGCAGATTAATACCCGTAGCCTACTTTAGGCAATTTGAAAATGAAATTACACGGCGCAGCCTATTTATTTACGTGGCCACAACGAAACACCATCACCACGTGGAGAATACATGATGATCGTCGGCTGTGTATTTGCAGAATACAGTGTGATTTCAGCAGCACGGACACAGCTCGAGTCGGATCACGATAGTATAACGTGAAGCGCCACCTTGTGACGTGCAAAGGTAAGGTTAGGAGGGGATCAATATTCCACCACCTCAAAACATTTTAAGAATGAATAGCATTCACATGTGATATCAacttccaccattcattttccatCATGCCTGATTGAGTTAATGCAGGAGCGGACATGATTTCATCCTGCAGGGCCCTTGAGGACTGACTGGTGAGGGAGCAGATGGTGCTGCTGTATAGGAAGCATCATCTGTGTTCACTGAATGGGGCTGTCAGCcagctctgtctggtctgtcgagACTGGGCTGGTAGCAGGTGCTGCCTCTGGCCAGTAGGTGGAAGCACTCCAAACCCAGGGCAGCGTCACTTACCCTATAAGCTGATCCAGCAGCTGTGTACACACAGGGACTTCAGACTAAAGTCCTCAGTAGAGAGCAGTATCCTATAAGTCTACAGACAGATACAAATATAAAAGACTTCAGTCAATTTCATGAGGtgacaatccccccccccccaaaaaaacccaTCTCTGTCTGATAAGGTCAGGATAGTGCGTGAGTAAGTCAACAGTATGAGGTGGACGTGAACAGAAGGACCACCGTCTGGGACCGActggtcctgttgaaaaacaaatattttacttATGGCGCCTGCTCAGGCTGACAGCTCCTTATCACTCAACTGACTGTTCTCcacagtcatgagtcatgacagaCAAGGCCAAATACAAAGATTCAAGAGGAGTTCCACATACTGCTGACCTTTGCTTTGTTACATTAAGAGGCGTATTGATATTGACACAAGAGGCATTGGGTTTCCTGCTTGTGTTCTTTAAAAACACTACAACACATTTTCTGATGTTTGACACTATGCTGTTGTGAGGTATTGACATATACTGTCCACTGCATTGACTTACAATGTATCAATAAACATACTATAAACATTAGATAAACAAAAKGTATTGTAATGCCAGTCATCAATATTTGAGAATGTCTTCAAGGCACAATAATACTCATATTTTTATTGATATACTACTAGTCATTGGACATGTAAATCAACCACTGTATGTAATGTACTGTTATATCCACTCCAAGCATTGTAAATTAGACAGAGGTTTCAGGGAGAGGTGCTAAACTATATTAGTGTCTCTGGCTGATATGCTGAAGCAACAGTCAGGTCAAAATGGGCCATGTCACCTGTGGCAAGTTTGGCAAACATCCTTTGAAATACAAGATTAGCAAACACCATCTAACCTACAAGTTCAGCAACCAACAACAGATAGCTTCTAATACTTCCCCCACACAAGAGGCACTTCATGTTTAGTTAGGAAACTGACCCAAGGGGTAAGTTCTATTATAGTTGaacaaaacataacattttcacagTGGACTCAAGAGAGTAAGTATCCGTCATGTGAGAGCAGGCTAAACCACACATACAGGATGAGTCTGTTAGTCCAGGGATTTGTCTCGCCCAAAGACCACACCTGCACTCAAGAGGCCTTATGTTACAAACAGTAAAGCTGCCTAACGTGGACTGTAGTAACACTCATAAGCACTCGCACAGTCACCTGCCCACACCTAATTCTTCTCCGTTATTTGCTATCCCGAGTTTCTTGATAGCTTATGCAAATGACAGTTTATCCTCATTCTGCATTCACAGTAGATCAACCTCCAGTGCAATAGTGAGGCTTGCAGTCCATGTGTTTAGTTTAACTGAAGAATGCTAAACGCCTTCTGGGCAGGTGGGGAATGCTAGAGCATTAGCACTAAATTAATAAAGCTGCAGTAATGGAGAATTAAAAAGCAATACTTGGTTTTCAATGAAACCAGCCAGGGACAGATTCACTTAGCAGTTTGTGGAGCAGYAARAAGGCAGACTAAATGAAGAGTGACATGTCCGTAAGTGGTGGTGGAATACTCCAGGAGCAGAATTGATACTGTCATCCTTCCATTATGTTGCATATTGTTCCTTAGGTCTAATGATTTATGCTCCTGCCCATGTTATTATTGCTCGTCATCCTCCATGACTTTCTCCAGCCAGTCTGTCTCCTGCTCCGACTCGGATTCGCTCACTTCACTGGTGTCAGCAGCGAGGAGGCGGGAGTAGTTGATCCTGCGTTGGCGTGGGGCTTTCCACTGGAGCAGGGGCAGAAACAGGCACCACAGGAGCAGCATCACCGCTACCCCTCTGAATAGCACAGATACCCCAAACCTGTGGACAACAAACCCCCCGGCCATGCTGCCCAGCCCTGCCCCCAGGTCCAGAGAGAGGGCCTGGTAGACCCTCCTCACGCTCCTCTCYGTGCCCSGCGTGGCCACGTCCYCGCACTGCACCTGCACTGCCCACCAGAGGGCGCCACTGCTGAAGCAGCTCAGCACCTGGACAGGTATTGCAGCCCAKGGGCMCCACAGGAAGGAGTAGTAGAGGCACTGCAGGGCCARGCAGGCCGTCCCCACCAGCAGCACCCTGCCTGGGCTCAGRARCTTCGACACCCGGCCACTCAGCAGAGGGAAGGCGGCCCGGGAGAGCAACGCTACGGCTAAAGAGAGKCCCATGTGCAGCTCGCTGCTCCCATGGTCCTGCATCTGCCACAGCAGGAAGTCATCCACCGCAGACCCCGCCAGMCCCATTAGGAAGGYAGTGGCAGCACACAGCAGGGCACGGAGGTCCCCTCGCACCAGCTGTAAAGCTTTGAAGAGCCCAGTGGAGCGACTACGCTTCTTGTTTAGGTAGAGGGGCAGGAAGGCCACCACAGGCACGGCCAGGGTTGTCACAGMTRCATAGGAGTAGAAGTGGACAGCKCYCCTGGGTGTGTGTGAGCCAATGAGGCAGTCCAGGTGGCTCACCAGCAGTCCTGCACCACTCACCCCACACACTGCCCCAAGCAGCCCCCACACTCCTGTGCTACYATAGCGATCAGAGGCATCCACAAAATCCAAATACTCATACAGCCCATCGTCCACGGTCCATTCCAGAGGGGCGGCCATCAGCTCCCATATCGACACCACGATGAGGAGCATGAAGAAGAGCTGGTGCTGGACGTCCATAACTTTGAGGYTTCCCAGGAACTCTAAGCGGGCYTCATccttctccctctgcttctccttTTCTGCTGACCTGCTAACCCTCCTCACTGTGGGTGAAGTGTTGGAGGCACCATGGTGGGACTCTAAGCcatttctctcccctcctatacTGTGGTTGGCCACAGATACATTCACTTGTGACCATTGAGTAGTCACATTGTTGGAATGTTGCAGCTGGAGAGTAGTCACATTGTTGGAATGTTGCAGCTGGAGAGTGTAGGTTGTGGCTTTGCTCATTGAAACAGTGGAAGACATAGTGTCACTGGTTGTCTCTGTAGGTGAAGATTCATGTGCTGCTGACTGGGACACAATGGTAGTGTGGGTGGTAGGCATTTCACTGCCAACAACATGCACATagtcactcagctcttcagtGGGGCTCACACTGAGGTGAGAGATGTTGCAGTGACTGGTCAGCGTCTCGACGCCTGTGGATGGGATGAGCAGGACGATGAGGGCTGCCCCTGCTGAACAGACCAGAGACCCTGTAATCACTGCCCTCCTCTTGTTGTAGTGTTTGGACAGAAAGCTGGCCAGAGGGCTCCAGACCAGGGAGATGAGATGTTTGGTGCTCATGAGAAGGCCCGTCATGGAGGGAGTGAGGCCCAGGTATCTGAGGTACAGGGTGAGGAAGGGGAGGATGCAGGCTCTGGCACAAGAATACAGGAAGTGGAAGATGCTGGAGAGGACTAGAGCACCMTTAATGTCGATCTGCTTGTTCCTCTTCATGGCTGCCAGCCAAGTGAACTCGCTGTCTCACAGACTATCTtcatacagaacacacactgtGAATAAACACAAATAATATGTATAGAAATCCATAAACATATTTCAAACAGTAGCTAACATGTACATTTACTATTTAATAATRCAATATAGCTTAAAATCAAGTATAGGTACATAGCAATCATATTTAACATTGAGGATGTaatcatgtttttatttaactttatttatttaacgaatGCCTATTAGAAGAATTACTAAAATCACTGAAAATAAAGATATAATGGGCCATATGTCCCTAATCAAACCTTCAATAAAAAAACKGTAAGCTAATTCAATAGAGCCAAAAACAACCACTAACATCAGTAGTATACAATGGCTTACCGTCAAAAGGATGAATCAATTTTTCAGCGCAGCTGGTGTGTTTGAGGCTAGTCAATGCACCTGTTTCAACCGAAGCATGTCCACTCCGTCCATGTCCACGTCATATTTTACGGTAAACTGTTTTACACAACTTATTATTTTTGAAAGTACTTTAATTAGCGTATGGTTATTCTTTGTGCGCGGTGATTTTGTCTCTGACTTTTAACGTCTCTTATATCGTTCTTGTCACGAGCGCATACCACCTGATATCACCTCTCTGTAGTTGAAAAAGCAGTCGTACACCTTGCACGCATTAAGCTGTTTGTCTGCAGCGCCCTCAGGGCGTGAGGATGACAACTACGCGAGACAGGTAAAAGAAAAAAACAGCTCAGGTAGTGAGTTTGTCCAGCCCTACATGATTAAATGAACTCAGTTTATTCATACAAAATATCCACACAGTCAAACTATGATATTCATTCTAAACATTTAAATCGGGTAAGATATAAGAAGAAATTTCCTCTGTGTTTACTAACACAGTGCATTCCTTTAATAGCATAGTGTAAACAGAACATTTATTGCAAACAAGCACTGTAGAAAGCGATCCAAATGAAATACATTCAAAACATCAACAATTCACTGGACTGTCCATTAGGAATTTGCATGGAAATATACAACTGATAAATATGTCTTTATACAGTCAGTATGCTGTGTTACAGAAAATTACAAAAGTTAGTTGTGTTTCAAGAATATCTCTGCACTTTTATAGACAGGAGTGACAGctctaaaaaaaaatgtactgtgCCTGTTGAGCCCCACCCACACTACTAGGCATTGGCATTGATTAAGCTGAACCACAGTGCACCTGTCTATGGCCCATGACGTGAATGGGCAAATGTGGTGAGGGAATGAGCGTAATTCTCAAATTGAACAGTAATCTGCTCCGTCATGTCGTCTACTAGGCAGATGTTGCATCACTCAGAAACAAATAACCAGGGTGTTTACAGacacaagatcatccacatgtattgatcacatttttactaatactgtagaactttgttctaaagctgtatccgtacccattggatgcagtgatcacaatatagtggctatatccaggaaagccaaagttccaaaagctgggcctaaaataNCGGTCCATTCCAGAGGGGCGGCCATCAGCTCCCATATCGACACCACGATGAGGAGCATGAAGAAGAGCTGGTGCTGGACGTCCATAACTTTGAGGTTTCCCAGGAACTCTAAGCGGGCCTCATCCTTCTCCCTCTGCTTCTTCTTTTCTGCTGACCTGCTAACCCTCCTCACTGTGGGCGAAGTGTTGGAGGCACCGTGGTGGGACTCTAAGCcatttctctcccctcctatacTGTGGTTGGCCACAGATACATTCACTTGTGACCATTGAGAAGTCACATTGTTGGAATGTTGCAGCTGGAGAGTGTAGGTTGTGGCTTTGCTCATTGAAACAGCGGAAGACACAGTGTAACTGGTTGTCTCCGTAGGTGAAGATTCATGTGTTGCTGACTGGGACAAAATGGTAGTGTGGSTGGTAGGCATTACACTGCCAACAACACGCACATagtcactcagctcttcagtGGGGCTCACACTGAGGTGAGAGATGTTGCAGTGACTGGTCAGCGTCTCGACGCCTGTGGATGAGATAAGCAGGAGGACGAGGGCTGCCCCTGCTGAACAGACCAGAGACCCTGTAATCACAGCCCTCCTCTTGTTGTAGTGTTTGGACAGAAAGCTGGCCAGAGGGCTCCAGACCAGGGAGATGAGATGTTTGGTGCTCATGAGAAGGCCCGTCATGGAGGGAGTGAGGCCCAGGTATCTGAGGTACAGGGTGAGGAAGGGGAGGATGCAGGCTCTGGCACAAGAATACAGGAAGTGGAAGATGCTGGAGAGGACTAGAGCACCCTTAATGTTGATCTGCTTGTTCCTCTTCATGGCTGCCAGCCAAGTGAACTCGCTGTCTCACAGACTATCTTCATACAGAGCACGCActgtgaataaataaaaataatatgtatAGAAATCCTTATAAACATATTCCAAACAGTAGCTAACATGTACATTTACTATTTGGTTAATGTTTGAATACCTGGTAAATAATGCAATATAGCTTAAAATCAAGAATAGGTACATAGCAATCATATTTAACATTGAGGATGTAatcatatttgtttttatt
This window harbors:
- the mfsd6l gene encoding major facilitator superfamily domain-containing protein 6-like — protein: MKRNKQIDIXGALVLSSIFHFLYSCARACILPFLTLYLRYLGLTPSMTGLLMSTKHLISLVWSPLASFLSKHYNKRRAVITGSLVCSAGAALIVLLIPSTGVETLTSHCNISHLSVSPTEELSDYVHVVGSEMPTTHTTIVSQSAAHESSPTETTSDTMSSTVSMSKATTYTLQLQHSNNVTTLQLQHSNNVTTQWSQVNVSVANHSIGGERNGLESHHGASNTSPTVRRVSRSAEKEKQREKDEARLEFLGXLKVMDVQHQLFFMLLIVVSIWELMAAPLEWTVDDGLYEYLDFVDASDRYXSTGVWGLLGAVCGVSGAGLLVSHLDCLIGSHTPRXAVHFYSYXXVTTLAVPVVAFLPLYLNKKRSRSTGLFKALQLVRGDLRALLCAATXFLMGLAGSAVDDFLLWQMQDHGSSELHMGLSLAVALLSRAAFPLLSGRVSKXLSPGRVLLVGTACLALQCLYYSFLWXPWAAIPVQVLSCFSSGALWWAVQVQCXDVATXGTERSVRRVYQALSLDLGAGLGSMAGGFVVHRFGVSVLFRGVAVMLLLWCLFLPLLQWKAPRQRRINYSRLLAADTSEVSESESEQETDWLEKVMEDDEQ
- the LOC111980108 gene encoding major facilitator superfamily domain-containing protein 6-like; protein product: MKRNKQINIKGALVLSSIFHFLYSCARACILPFLTLYLRYLGLTPSMTGLLMSTKHLISLVWSPLASFLSKHYNKRRAVITGSLVCSAGAALVLLLISSTGVETLTSHCNISHLSVSPTEELSDYVRVVGSVMPTXHTTILSQSATHESSPTETTSYTVSSAVSMSKATTYTLQLQHSNNVTSQWSQVNVSVANHSIGGERNGLESHHGASNTSPTVRRVSRSAEKKKQREKDEARLEFLGNLKVMDVQHQLFFMLLIVVSIWELMAAPLEWTXILGPAFGTLAFLDIATIL